The Agromyces hippuratus genome has a window encoding:
- a CDS encoding DUF4267 domain-containing protein has protein sequence MDLAQFTPATWIGASLALVVAAGIIWVGISYLVAPTATGQGFGFTSAITPEVTPWQHIKGPRDIVSGLVVVAMLVFFGPAAAAVILLVEALIPIGDALMIIRNHGRTAVALGVHASTATVMIIAAVLLFF, from the coding sequence ATGGACCTCGCACAGTTCACCCCGGCGACCTGGATCGGCGCCTCCCTCGCGCTCGTCGTCGCCGCGGGCATCATCTGGGTCGGCATCTCGTACCTCGTCGCGCCGACCGCGACCGGGCAGGGCTTCGGATTCACGAGCGCGATCACCCCCGAGGTGACGCCGTGGCAACACATCAAGGGCCCTCGCGACATCGTCTCGGGGCTCGTCGTCGTGGCGATGCTCGTGTTCTTCGGACCGGCGGCGGCGGCCGTCATCCTGCTCGTCGAAGCGCTCATCCCGATCGGCGACGCGCTCATGATCATCCGCAACCACGGCCGAACGGCGGTCGCGCTCGGCGTCCACGCCTCGACGGCGACGGTGATGATCATCGCCGCCGTACTGCTGTTCTTCTGA
- a CDS encoding ABC transporter substrate-binding protein, with the protein MKRTTHTARRGATVGLAIASIAMLTACGTTSGGGDGGGEAATELGEMEGQVSLLAWPGYVEDGTNDPAVDWVTPFEEDTGCEVTTKTFGTSDEALNLMKTGDYDVVSASGDASLRLVAAGDVAPVNTDLIPNYENIYPFLKDQAWNSVDGVAYGVPHGYGANLLMYNTEVFPTAPTSWDVVFDGSSEYAGQVTAYDSPIYIADAAVYLMAHNPELGIENPYSLDEEQLAAAVDLLKQQRENIGEYWSDYLKEIQAFTTGDTVVGTSWQVIENVLESEGVPTDVVLPEEGTTGWSDTWMIASESKNPNCAYAWLDYIASPEANAAATSYFGEAPSSDEACEYREDCEAYHAGDADYASQIWYWSTPIEECLDGRTDVKCTDYAAWTQAWQEIKG; encoded by the coding sequence ATGAAGCGCACCACGCACACGGCACGCCGCGGCGCGACCGTGGGCCTCGCGATCGCCTCGATCGCGATGCTCACCGCCTGCGGCACGACGTCGGGAGGCGGCGACGGCGGCGGCGAGGCCGCCACCGAACTCGGCGAGATGGAGGGCCAGGTCTCGCTGCTCGCCTGGCCCGGCTACGTCGAGGACGGCACGAACGACCCCGCCGTCGACTGGGTCACCCCGTTCGAGGAGGACACCGGCTGCGAGGTCACCACGAAGACCTTCGGTACGTCCGACGAAGCGCTGAACCTCATGAAGACCGGCGACTACGACGTCGTCTCGGCCTCCGGCGACGCCTCGCTCCGACTCGTCGCGGCCGGCGACGTCGCTCCCGTCAACACCGACCTCATTCCGAACTACGAGAACATCTACCCGTTCCTCAAGGACCAGGCGTGGAACTCGGTCGACGGTGTGGCCTACGGCGTGCCCCACGGCTACGGCGCGAACCTGCTCATGTACAACACTGAGGTCTTCCCGACCGCGCCCACCTCGTGGGACGTCGTGTTCGACGGCTCGAGCGAGTACGCCGGCCAGGTGACGGCCTACGACTCGCCGATCTACATCGCGGATGCCGCGGTCTACCTCATGGCGCACAACCCCGAGCTCGGCATCGAGAACCCCTACTCCCTCGATGAGGAGCAACTCGCCGCAGCGGTCGATCTGCTGAAGCAGCAGCGCGAGAACATCGGCGAGTACTGGTCCGACTACCTCAAGGAGATCCAGGCCTTCACGACCGGCGACACCGTCGTCGGCACGAGCTGGCAGGTCATCGAGAACGTGCTCGAGAGCGAGGGCGTCCCGACCGACGTCGTGCTGCCCGAGGAGGGTACGACCGGTTGGTCGGACACCTGGATGATCGCGTCGGAGTCGAAGAACCCGAACTGCGCCTACGCGTGGCTCGACTACATCGCGAGCCCCGAGGCGAACGCCGCGGCCACGTCGTACTTCGGCGAGGCCCCGTCGAGCGACGAGGCCTGCGAGTACCGCGAGGACTGCGAGGCGTACCACGCCGGCGACGCCGACTACGCCTCGCAGATCTGGTACTGGTCGACTCCGATCGAGGAGTGCCTCGACGGGCGCACCGATGTGAAGTGCACCGACTACGCCGCGTGGACGCAGGCGTGGCAGGAGATCAAGGGCTGA
- a CDS encoding class I mannose-6-phosphate isomerase: MTPDHQPAVVNEQSTGYVKLPTIPLPEGAEVLTGGEAWHAALRIAHDRTAGIPLVVVDVYPGADVAALTASISAALPAAEIVDVEDAAAADPAVIDALIGRHLTDDRVFGVMSHFTVDEFYDGGRVEHVRERVAARRSPLVLVGWGAELIAGAEADALVLVDMARWEIQQRYRRGAANWRAGNHDEDALRKYKRGFFVEWRTADRHKRTLLDRIDLVVDGNAETEAAGAVAGESFRAAMRGATTQPFRVVPFFDPGVWGGQWMKERLDLDPAAENFAWCFDCVPEENSLLLEAGGKVVEVPAIDLVLSRPRELLGERTHSRFGAEFPIRFDFLDTMGGGNLSLQVHPLTDYIRDAFGMSYTQDESYYLLDAADDAVVYLGVKPDVDPKEMFAALRAATEGTHPFDAERYVNTYPAKKHDHFAIPAGTIHCSGANSMVLEISATPFIFTFKLWDWDRVGLDGVPRPVHLDHGERNVRWERDDRWVEQNLVGQVHEIRREPGLVEERTGLHELEFIEVRRHWFEHEAAHDTEGTVNVLNLVEGDVVEIVSPTGAFAPYRVHYAETFIVPAAVGEYVIRRAPGSRSERFATVKAYVRGTLASDA; this comes from the coding sequence ATGACCCCCGACCACCAGCCCGCCGTCGTGAACGAGCAATCGACCGGTTACGTGAAACTGCCCACCATCCCGCTTCCGGAAGGCGCCGAGGTGCTCACGGGAGGCGAGGCGTGGCATGCGGCCCTTCGCATCGCTCACGACCGCACCGCCGGAATACCCCTCGTCGTCGTCGACGTGTACCCCGGGGCCGACGTCGCTGCGCTCACTGCGAGCATCTCCGCCGCGCTGCCCGCCGCGGAGATCGTCGATGTCGAGGATGCTGCGGCTGCCGACCCGGCGGTGATCGATGCGCTGATCGGGCGACACCTCACCGACGATCGCGTGTTCGGAGTCATGAGCCACTTCACCGTGGACGAGTTCTACGACGGCGGCAGGGTCGAGCACGTCCGTGAGCGTGTCGCCGCGCGTCGTTCTCCGCTCGTCCTGGTCGGTTGGGGCGCCGAACTGATCGCCGGCGCGGAGGCGGACGCCCTCGTGCTGGTCGACATGGCTCGGTGGGAGATCCAGCAGCGGTACCGACGTGGCGCCGCGAACTGGCGTGCAGGCAATCACGACGAAGACGCGCTGCGGAAGTACAAGCGGGGATTCTTCGTCGAGTGGCGAACCGCTGATCGGCACAAGCGCACCCTGCTCGATCGCATCGACCTGGTCGTCGATGGCAACGCCGAGACCGAGGCGGCCGGCGCTGTCGCCGGCGAATCGTTCCGTGCGGCGATGCGGGGCGCCACCACGCAGCCGTTCCGTGTGGTGCCGTTCTTCGACCCCGGAGTCTGGGGCGGCCAGTGGATGAAGGAGAGACTCGACCTCGACCCGGCCGCGGAGAACTTCGCCTGGTGCTTCGACTGCGTGCCGGAGGAGAACTCGCTTCTCCTGGAGGCCGGGGGCAAGGTCGTCGAGGTCCCCGCCATCGACCTGGTGCTGAGTCGACCTCGCGAACTCCTCGGGGAGCGGACCCACTCCCGCTTCGGCGCGGAGTTCCCGATCCGATTCGACTTCCTCGACACCATGGGCGGGGGGAACCTGTCGCTTCAGGTCCATCCGCTCACCGACTACATCCGCGACGCGTTCGGGATGTCGTACACGCAGGACGAGAGCTACTACCTGCTCGATGCCGCCGACGACGCCGTGGTCTACCTCGGCGTCAAGCCCGACGTGGACCCGAAGGAGATGTTCGCGGCCCTTCGAGCGGCGACCGAGGGGACGCATCCGTTCGACGCGGAGCGCTACGTGAACACGTACCCGGCGAAGAAGCATGATCACTTCGCGATCCCCGCCGGTACGATCCACTGCTCGGGTGCGAACTCGATGGTGCTCGAGATCTCGGCGACGCCCTTCATCTTCACCTTCAAGCTGTGGGACTGGGACCGAGTCGGACTCGATGGTGTGCCGCGGCCCGTTCACCTCGATCACGGTGAGCGCAACGTCAGATGGGAGCGCGACGACCGGTGGGTCGAGCAGAACCTCGTCGGTCAGGTGCACGAGATCCGCCGTGAGCCCGGCCTCGTGGAGGAACGCACCGGGCTGCACGAGCTCGAGTTCATCGAGGTGCGCCGGCACTGGTTCGAGCACGAGGCCGCACACGACACCGAGGGCACGGTCAACGTGCTCAACCTGGTCGAGGGTGATGTGGTGGAGATCGTGAGCCCGACCGGCGCGTTCGCGCCGTACCGTGTGCACTACGCCGAGACGTTCATCGTCCCCGCCGCGGTGGGGGAGTACGTCATTCGACGCGCTCCCGGCTCGCGAAGCGAACGTTTCGCCACGGTGAAGGCCTACGTCAGAGGCACGCTCGCCAGCGACGCCTGA
- a CDS encoding ROK family protein: MRTVAIDLGGTSVKLGVVEHGALVSRTELPLTPAFHLGHVAAAVHAQLDGAAVDAVGIAVPGIVDPAGTRLVAAHGKYATLLQLDLSEWSLAAFGRPAHVENDARAALVGEVTDGIVAGARDGVLMTLGTGIGTAAMIDGRLVRGRHGHAGILNGHVTVDFAGQRCPCGNTGCAEAFASTWALREAIAGGELEPGPELAARLRARGAIGVRDVVETRQEPESAAVLERFSEVWAAALVTQCHAYDPEVVVVTGGVMRSAHLILPELSRRVHERLWSSSFRPPVVTPVDPATSVLRGAAALASAPDNEGPS, translated from the coding sequence ATGCGAACCGTCGCGATCGATCTGGGCGGGACCAGCGTCAAGCTGGGCGTGGTCGAGCATGGAGCGCTCGTCTCTCGAACCGAGCTCCCCCTGACTCCGGCGTTCCACCTCGGTCACGTCGCTGCAGCCGTTCATGCCCAGCTCGACGGCGCCGCGGTCGATGCCGTCGGCATCGCGGTGCCCGGCATCGTCGACCCAGCTGGAACCAGGCTGGTGGCGGCGCACGGCAAGTACGCCACCCTGCTGCAGCTGGACCTCTCCGAGTGGTCGCTCGCTGCGTTCGGCCGTCCTGCGCATGTCGAGAACGATGCTCGCGCAGCCCTGGTCGGTGAAGTCACCGATGGCATCGTGGCGGGTGCGCGCGATGGCGTGCTGATGACGTTGGGCACCGGCATCGGGACGGCCGCGATGATCGACGGTCGCCTCGTCAGGGGGCGACACGGTCACGCCGGGATCCTCAACGGCCACGTCACCGTGGACTTCGCCGGGCAACGGTGCCCCTGCGGCAACACCGGTTGCGCAGAGGCGTTCGCCAGCACCTGGGCCCTCCGTGAGGCGATAGCCGGCGGCGAGCTCGAGCCGGGCCCGGAGCTCGCCGCACGACTTCGCGCTCGCGGCGCGATCGGAGTCAGGGACGTCGTCGAAACTCGACAGGAACCGGAGTCGGCCGCGGTGCTCGAGCGCTTCTCCGAGGTGTGGGCGGCAGCGCTCGTCACCCAATGCCACGCTTACGACCCCGAGGTCGTGGTGGTGACCGGTGGGGTCATGCGGTCGGCGCACCTGATCCTCCCAGAACTCAGCCGGAGGGTGCATGAGCGGCTCTGGTCGTCATCGTTCCGGCCCCCGGTCGTCACTCCCGTGGACCCGGCGACGTCGGTGCTCCGGGGCGCCGCCGCGCTCGCATCCGCTCCCGACAACGAAGGACCCTCATGA
- a CDS encoding FadR/GntR family transcriptional regulator, whose translation MPQATSRSDATRAVVFSPLEGAGRAELVEQRLTDAIVAGVLRDGERLPSESELAKRLGVAVVTAREALVALRDKGLVLTRRGRDGGSFVTHDRDASMRMIDARVRALSRIELRDLSLHYAAIAGMAAEVAADRASDDDLASLVELDARADLASAGGARRAVGRFQLEIAAVSQSPRLVHEELRLQAESGPLLWLCLREQAYRDRSRQARVEVIESIRGVDPARARRATTEHIASATEWLIDEKARLESPEQGQQPAPRAEDRRG comes from the coding sequence ATGCCGCAGGCCACCAGCCGCTCCGATGCGACGCGCGCCGTCGTGTTCTCGCCCCTCGAGGGCGCCGGCCGCGCCGAGCTCGTCGAGCAGCGACTGACCGATGCGATCGTCGCGGGCGTGCTGCGCGACGGCGAGCGCCTGCCGAGCGAGTCCGAACTCGCGAAGCGCCTCGGCGTCGCCGTCGTCACCGCCCGCGAAGCACTCGTCGCCCTTCGCGACAAGGGGCTCGTGCTCACTCGCCGCGGCCGCGACGGCGGAAGCTTCGTGACCCACGACCGCGACGCCTCGATGCGCATGATCGACGCACGCGTGCGCGCCCTCAGCCGCATCGAACTGCGCGACCTCTCGCTGCACTACGCCGCGATCGCCGGCATGGCGGCGGAGGTCGCCGCCGATCGTGCGAGCGACGACGACCTCGCGAGCCTCGTCGAGCTCGACGCGCGCGCCGACCTCGCCTCCGCCGGCGGCGCCCGGCGTGCAGTGGGCCGCTTCCAGCTCGAGATCGCCGCGGTGAGCCAGTCGCCGCGGCTGGTGCACGAAGAGCTCCGACTGCAGGCTGAATCCGGCCCGCTGCTCTGGCTGTGCCTGCGCGAACAGGCGTATCGTGACCGCAGTAGGCAGGCACGGGTCGAGGTGATCGAGTCGATCCGCGGCGTCGACCCGGCACGCGCCCGACGTGCGACCACCGAACACATCGCATCCGCCACCGAATGGCTCATCGATGAGAAGGCCCGGCTCGAGTCCCCCGAGCAGGGTCAGCAACCGGCACCGCGTGCCGAAGACCGGAGAGGCTGA
- a CDS encoding ABC transporter ATP-binding protein encodes MTDTQPAIRLTALTKEFGAVTAVDHVDLEIAAGEFFSMLGPSGSGKTTVLRLIAGFEQPTGGTVELFGQDVTKRAPFDRDVNTVFQDYALFPHMSVLDNVAYGLRVRGLGRKERNERALRALASVRLEQMAGRKPSQLSGGQRQRVALARATVVQPKVLLLDEPLGALDLKLREQMQVELKQIQRELGITFIFVTHDQEEALTLSDRIAVFNDGRIEQLGTPAELYERPASRFVADFVGTSNLFDAERSRTILGRDGHHSVRPEKMTVSRAGLRQPGVVDVPGTVVEAIYLGSGVRLVVDLDDGTRVTVLEQNDRGRLHDDERGDRVVVSWHDDDVVPLGIEVLPGISG; translated from the coding sequence ATGACCGACACGCAGCCGGCCATCCGCCTCACCGCACTCACCAAGGAGTTCGGCGCGGTCACCGCGGTCGATCACGTCGACCTCGAGATCGCCGCCGGCGAGTTCTTCTCGATGCTCGGGCCGTCGGGGTCGGGCAAGACCACGGTGCTGCGGCTCATCGCCGGCTTCGAGCAGCCGACGGGTGGCACGGTCGAGCTCTTCGGGCAGGATGTCACGAAGCGGGCGCCGTTCGACCGCGACGTGAACACGGTGTTCCAGGACTACGCGCTGTTCCCGCACATGAGCGTGCTCGACAACGTCGCCTACGGGCTCCGAGTGCGCGGCCTCGGGCGCAAGGAGCGGAACGAACGGGCGCTCCGGGCCCTCGCCTCCGTGCGGCTCGAGCAGATGGCCGGCCGGAAGCCCTCGCAGCTCTCGGGCGGGCAGCGCCAGCGCGTCGCCCTCGCGCGGGCCACCGTCGTGCAGCCGAAGGTGCTGCTGCTCGACGAGCCGCTCGGCGCCCTCGACCTCAAGCTCCGCGAGCAGATGCAGGTCGAGCTGAAGCAGATCCAGCGCGAGCTCGGCATCACCTTCATCTTCGTCACGCACGACCAGGAGGAGGCGCTCACCCTCTCCGACCGCATCGCCGTGTTCAACGACGGCCGCATCGAGCAGCTCGGCACGCCCGCCGAGCTGTACGAGCGCCCCGCATCGCGCTTCGTCGCCGACTTCGTCGGCACCTCGAACCTCTTCGACGCCGAGCGCTCGCGCACGATCCTCGGCCGCGACGGCCATCACTCCGTTCGCCCCGAGAAGATGACGGTCTCCCGCGCCGGCCTCCGGCAACCCGGGGTCGTCGACGTGCCCGGCACCGTCGTCGAGGCCATCTACCTCGGCAGCGGTGTGCGTCTCGTGGTCGATCTCGACGACGGCACCCGGGTCACCGTGCTCGAGCAGAACGACCGGGGCCGCCTGCACGACGACGAGCGCGGCGACCGCGTGGTCGTCTCGTGGCATGACGACGATGTCGTGCCCCTCGGCATCGAGGTGCTGCCGGGGATCTCCGGCTGA
- a CDS encoding alpha/beta hydrolase family protein, with product MSAASAIATGVRAAARVSPDLGAALALPLFRRVGKRAPVVATDLATHRAARRGTVRIPGIRGTGVDVVTYEWGAGERTVLLAHGWQSRASMFAPLVRELRSEGFRVIAFDGPANGDSPGRHTYVVDHLDVIGELTRREGAWHAIVGHSFGSLAALMAVHGGVTATRVVGIASAADPRVFVDGFGTMLGLDTPTRDALAARYAARDFSGQPDPFERYSAVRHPLPAGTPLLLVHDRGDLRIPFVESERLVAANGGRARLLATEGLSHNRVLRADSTLDAVMEFLLASDASLAESESESEPTRAAV from the coding sequence ATGTCTGCAGCGTCCGCCATCGCCACCGGAGTGCGCGCCGCAGCGCGCGTCTCCCCCGACCTCGGCGCGGCCCTCGCGCTCCCGCTCTTCCGGCGCGTCGGCAAGCGCGCACCCGTCGTCGCCACCGACCTCGCGACCCATCGCGCCGCCCGTCGCGGCACCGTGCGCATCCCGGGCATCCGCGGCACGGGCGTCGATGTCGTCACCTACGAGTGGGGGGCGGGTGAGCGCACCGTGCTGCTCGCGCATGGTTGGCAGTCGCGCGCCAGCATGTTCGCCCCGCTCGTTCGCGAACTCCGCAGCGAGGGGTTCCGGGTGATCGCGTTCGACGGTCCGGCGAACGGCGACTCGCCCGGTCGCCACACGTACGTCGTCGACCACCTCGATGTCATCGGCGAGCTCACCCGGCGCGAAGGGGCGTGGCACGCGATCGTCGGGCACTCGTTCGGTTCGCTCGCCGCGCTCATGGCCGTGCACGGCGGAGTCACCGCGACCAGGGTCGTCGGCATCGCCAGCGCAGCCGACCCTCGCGTCTTCGTCGACGGCTTCGGCACGATGCTCGGCCTCGACACCCCCACTCGCGACGCCCTCGCCGCACGATACGCCGCCCGCGACTTCAGCGGGCAGCCCGACCCATTCGAGCGCTACTCAGCCGTGCGGCATCCGCTGCCCGCCGGCACGCCACTGCTGCTCGTGCACGACCGAGGCGACCTGCGCATCCCATTCGTCGAATCGGAGCGACTGGTCGCGGCGAACGGCGGGCGAGCCCGGTTGCTCGCGACGGAGGGACTCAGTCACAACCGGGTACTCAGGGCCGACAGCACACTCGACGCCGTGATGGAGTTCCTGCTCGCGAGCGACGCGTCGCTCGCCGAGTCCGAGTCCGAGTCGGAGCCGACGCGGGCGGCCGTGTGA
- a CDS encoding TetR/AcrR family transcriptional regulator: MATSERMARRREQRRSAILTAAREFAEAEGWQAVTSRRLADAIDYTQPVIYSHFESMDAVIDAVAVEGFGEIAAALAQARTSASRPEQALEALSRAYLGYATAHPAMYDAMFVRGTGLAFAEASTLPQLVAGFSEIRAVVQPFTDQPDTLAEVLWASLHGLTMLQRTRRVPGDGEDRLAVLLALITS, translated from the coding sequence ATGGCGACGAGTGAACGCATGGCACGGCGGCGTGAACAGCGACGGAGCGCGATCCTCACTGCCGCCCGCGAGTTCGCCGAGGCCGAAGGCTGGCAGGCAGTCACGTCGCGCAGGCTCGCCGATGCGATCGACTACACGCAGCCGGTCATCTACTCGCACTTCGAGTCGATGGATGCGGTGATCGACGCGGTCGCGGTCGAGGGCTTCGGTGAGATCGCCGCTGCGCTCGCGCAGGCTCGCACGAGCGCATCCCGCCCAGAGCAGGCGCTCGAGGCGCTCAGCCGCGCCTATCTCGGGTATGCCACGGCGCATCCCGCCATGTACGACGCGATGTTCGTGCGCGGCACCGGTCTCGCGTTCGCCGAAGCGAGCACGCTGCCGCAGCTGGTCGCGGGCTTCTCCGAGATCCGCGCCGTCGTGCAGCCCTTCACCGACCAGCCCGACACGCTCGCCGAGGTGCTGTGGGCGAGCCTGCACGGCCTGACGATGCTGCAGCGCACCCGCCGCGTTCCGGGCGACGGCGAGGATCGCCTGGCGGTGCTGCTCGCCCTCATCACGAGCTGA
- a CDS encoding TetR/AcrR family transcriptional regulator — MIETDGRRVRGDASRRLVLDHAVDLASVEGLDGLSIGHLADAARVSKSGVATLFGTKERLQLAAVEAARLRFVASVIEPARDEPRGIRRIVALLDGWIAYSRDRVFTGGCFFAATAAEFDAKPGPVRDALATALTDWSDYLAASFRFAVAQGEVGADEDPEQFAFEATALLDAANTRSVMGDSNQPYVFARRALVARLRAAGADAASLARLADVDDLAV; from the coding sequence ATGATCGAGACCGACGGCCGACGGGTCAGAGGCGACGCATCACGGCGCCTCGTGCTCGATCACGCCGTCGACCTCGCATCGGTCGAGGGCCTCGACGGCCTGTCGATCGGCCACCTCGCCGATGCCGCCCGGGTGAGCAAGAGCGGTGTCGCCACCCTCTTCGGCACGAAGGAGCGCCTGCAGCTCGCCGCCGTCGAAGCTGCCCGCCTGCGTTTCGTCGCGAGCGTCATCGAGCCGGCGCGCGACGAGCCACGAGGCATCCGCCGGATCGTCGCGCTGCTCGACGGCTGGATCGCGTACTCTCGCGACCGCGTGTTCACGGGCGGATGCTTCTTCGCCGCGACGGCCGCCGAGTTCGACGCGAAGCCGGGGCCCGTGCGCGACGCGCTCGCCACTGCGCTCACCGACTGGAGCGACTACCTCGCCGCATCGTTTCGATTCGCCGTCGCTCAGGGAGAGGTCGGCGCCGACGAGGACCCGGAGCAGTTCGCCTTCGAGGCGACCGCGCTGCTCGACGCCGCCAACACCCGTTCGGTGATGGGCGACTCGAACCAGCCCTACGTCTTCGCGCGGCGCGCGCTCGTCGCTCGCCTGCGCGCCGCCGGGGCGGATGCCGCGTCGCTCGCCCGGCTGGCCGACGTCGACGACCTCGCCGTCTGA
- a CDS encoding PDC sensor domain-containing protein: protein MTAIVVNAADTIAHRIAATIDPLFALIDTWRDTLEAHLAEVAEPNAADLDPVISALVRPALDDSSGLITGAGFVAAPGFLPDAPWHLAWWLSGTNTFRAAADGGVRRLEAESDPDAEQFRDYTTLEWWRTPARTGTRHLTGPYVDYLCTDDYTVTITTPVTVDGEMAGVVGTDAYVARIEQELLPVLRESGHPCTLVNASARIVASTDSRHATGALLRLDGLPAVLAPLHEHQGQAAAGVLPGGRFVVPCGDTTLALVFGTA from the coding sequence ATGACCGCCATCGTCGTCAACGCTGCCGACACCATCGCCCACCGCATCGCCGCCACGATCGATCCGCTCTTCGCACTGATCGACACCTGGCGCGACACGCTCGAAGCACACCTCGCGGAGGTCGCCGAGCCGAACGCCGCCGACCTCGACCCCGTGATCTCGGCGCTCGTGCGTCCCGCGCTCGACGACTCGAGCGGCCTCATCACGGGTGCCGGATTCGTGGCCGCGCCCGGCTTCCTGCCTGATGCGCCGTGGCACCTCGCCTGGTGGCTGAGCGGCACGAACACCTTCCGCGCCGCCGCCGACGGCGGGGTGCGCCGGCTCGAGGCCGAGAGCGACCCCGACGCCGAGCAGTTCCGCGACTACACGACGCTCGAGTGGTGGCGCACCCCCGCCCGCACCGGCACCCGCCACCTCACCGGCCCGTACGTCGACTATCTCTGCACCGACGACTACACGGTCACGATCACCACGCCCGTGACGGTCGACGGCGAGATGGCCGGGGTCGTGGGCACCGATGCCTATGTCGCCCGCATCGAGCAGGAGCTGCTGCCGGTGCTGCGCGAGTCGGGGCATCCGTGCACGCTCGTGAACGCCTCGGCGCGCATCGTCGCGTCGACCGATTCACGGCACGCGACGGGCGCCCTGCTCCGGCTCGACGGGCTCCCCGCAGTACTGGCGCCCCTGCACGAGCATCAGGGCCAGGCAGCGGCCGGCGTGCTGCCCGGCGGCCGGTTCGTCGTGCCGTGCGGCGACACCACCCTCGCGCTCGTGTTCGGCACGGCCTGA
- the dcd gene encoding dCTP deaminase: MLLSDRDIRAELDANRIGLDPYEPGMIQPSSIDVRLDRYFRLFDNHKYPFIDPAEDQPELTHLIEVRPDEAFILHPGEFVLASTYEAVTLPDDVAARLEGKSSLGRLGLLTHSTAGFIDPGFTGHVTLELSNVATLPIKLWPGMKIGQMCFFRLSSPSERPYGSAEYANRYQGQRGPTASRSFHSFHRTDVGVTDAGSRGE, encoded by the coding sequence GTGCTGCTCTCAGATCGTGACATCCGGGCCGAACTCGACGCGAACCGCATCGGGCTCGACCCGTACGAACCGGGCATGATCCAGCCCTCGTCGATCGATGTGCGCCTCGACCGGTACTTCCGGCTGTTCGACAACCACAAGTACCCCTTCATCGATCCGGCCGAAGACCAGCCCGAGCTGACCCACCTCATCGAGGTGCGGCCCGACGAGGCGTTCATCCTGCACCCGGGCGAGTTCGTGCTCGCCTCGACCTACGAGGCCGTGACCCTGCCCGACGACGTCGCCGCCCGCCTCGAGGGCAAGAGCTCGCTCGGCAGGCTGGGCCTGCTCACGCACTCGACGGCCGGGTTCATCGACCCGGGCTTCACCGGGCACGTCACGCTCGAGCTCTCGAACGTCGCGACCCTGCCGATCAAGCTCTGGCCGGGCATGAAGATCGGCCAGATGTGCTTCTTCCGCCTGTCGTCGCCGAGCGAGCGGCCCTACGGCTCGGCCGAGTACGCGAACCGCTACCAGGGGCAGCGCGGGCCGACGGCGTCGCGCTCGTTCCACAGCTTCCACCGCACGGATGTCGGTGTCACCGACGCCGGCTCGCGGGGCGAGTAG